Proteins from one Catenulispora sp. MAP5-51 genomic window:
- a CDS encoding VOC family protein, with product MNTTTRVNVIKLAVRDLDSSIRFYADGLGCTVERRDDRSAAVRLGDAQVPLLELRVWDDLADQVGVTPDTEGFRGFMISAVFESAGGVDRLLDAAVRAGGTLVKPAKGAVWGYAGHFTDPDGHLWKAATSAAPILAKFKRRPDAPSGPAMAPIEVAVTLGVPDIKAAKQFYTDGLGYELDKAFGKFAKFKTVPGAATFTLYAWDALAADADVDPHGRGFRGYAVGYVAASAQDVDTAAASAAKAGAHVVPDLRERTGAGYTATFVAPDNAAWTAAVS from the coding sequence GTGAACACGACAACTCGCGTGAACGTCATCAAGCTCGCCGTCCGCGACCTCGACAGCTCGATCCGCTTCTACGCCGACGGACTCGGCTGCACCGTCGAGCGCCGGGACGACCGAAGCGCCGCGGTGCGCCTCGGGGACGCGCAGGTCCCGCTGCTCGAACTCCGCGTGTGGGACGACCTCGCCGACCAGGTCGGCGTTACTCCCGACACCGAGGGTTTCCGGGGATTCATGATCTCGGCGGTCTTCGAGTCGGCCGGCGGTGTCGACCGGCTGCTGGACGCCGCGGTGCGCGCCGGCGGGACCTTGGTGAAGCCGGCCAAGGGCGCTGTCTGGGGTTACGCCGGGCACTTCACCGACCCCGACGGCCATCTGTGGAAGGCGGCCACCAGCGCGGCACCGATCCTCGCCAAGTTCAAGCGGCGACCGGACGCCCCGAGCGGGCCCGCGATGGCTCCGATCGAGGTCGCGGTGACCTTGGGCGTGCCGGACATCAAGGCCGCGAAGCAGTTCTACACCGACGGCCTCGGCTACGAACTCGACAAGGCCTTCGGCAAGTTCGCGAAGTTCAAGACCGTGCCGGGAGCGGCGACCTTCACCCTGTACGCCTGGGACGCGCTCGCCGCCGACGCCGACGTCGACCCGCACGGCCGCGGGTTCCGCGGCTACGCGGTCGGCTACGTCGCGGCCTCCGCCCAGGACGTGGACACCGCGGCGGCGAGCGCGGCGAAGGCCGGTGCGCACGTCGTTCCCGATCTGCGGGAACGCACCGGCGCGGGCTACACCGCGACCTTCGTCGCGCCGGACAACGCCGCGTGGACGGCGGCGGTGAGCTGA
- a CDS encoding RNA polymerase sigma factor, whose protein sequence is MRRPDDREFTTLVAARSLALRRMAYLMCGDWNQAEDLVQVAFMKLHAAWGRVRTEDGVDAYLRTTLLRACIDEKRRAHWRRERPSSDAMPDLPDVVAAHDSTATRLSDRDVVVTALRRLSPGQRAVLVLRFFDDQDIEATARLLGVSTGTVKSQTARGLAAMRSILPDAARPVGEELLTTKREQS, encoded by the coding sequence ATGCGCAGACCTGATGACCGCGAGTTCACGACGCTTGTCGCGGCGAGATCGCTGGCGTTGCGGCGGATGGCGTACCTGATGTGCGGGGACTGGAATCAGGCGGAGGACTTGGTCCAAGTCGCCTTCATGAAGTTGCACGCCGCCTGGGGACGGGTCCGGACGGAAGACGGCGTCGACGCGTACCTGCGCACCACTCTGCTGCGCGCGTGCATTGACGAGAAGCGGCGCGCGCACTGGCGTCGTGAGCGGCCGTCGTCGGACGCCATGCCCGACCTGCCCGACGTTGTCGCGGCCCACGACAGCACGGCGACCAGGCTGTCCGACCGTGACGTCGTGGTCACGGCGCTGCGTCGGCTCTCGCCCGGGCAGCGCGCCGTCCTTGTCCTGCGCTTCTTCGACGACCAGGACATCGAGGCCACTGCCCGGCTTCTCGGAGTCTCCACGGGAACCGTCAAAAGCCAGACCGCGCGAGGTCTGGCGGCGATGCGCTCGATCCTGCCCGACGCTGCTCGCCCTGTCGGCGAGGAACTCCTTACGACGAAGAGGGAGCAGTCATGA
- a CDS encoding discoidin domain-containing protein has product MPRFRRKTTVTSGLVVGALVAAGAGTLHSASAAGSATAITVAATSSASFNPFQGLGTTIDSFDAVQGMTHNLANGDTDPSGGSPGTRPKPGFDADLFTTAQAMSPGNMAHLATSGLRPLSYRLVTELREEAWHWGNGGTFSEGTKGYWDSSGTAASAPVTESYGYDIAHGGTSLPGGENAYISRLDDGNASSFWKSNPYLDQKYTGQSNAMHPTWAVVDLGKSTTINTVKIAWADPYAVSYQVQTWVPDSGATSPFDDPGKGVWKTASGGSVTHGTGGTATLSIGSTKAEFVRVLMQASSGTCANGDSSDARNCLGFAIKELYVGDTSGGTFTDAVKHGDETVQSATYTSSNDPVEDASSVRQFDQPGIDTVFDSGAAQNLPVMVPVPVLYSTPENAVDLIKYLEAKGRRIASVEIGEEADGQYTTPEDYAALWSQWATAIHAFDPALVLGGPALQDSTAAAWNDTDKTATDWGTRFIAALRADGHLGDLKFYSFEQYPVFDVKNSTDAYNLLLNEPSRSAGVLAQLKATIPADIPLMVTEQSSYGDDVQDGLWQADFLGSMFTGGLAADYNYQALPQHLYSGMASNLFTADSNGQWTGNTSTYFASSILGNTWLQPVDAAQQLYPVTVPSTQASTGQQLLTAYAVHRPDGTWALMVINKSKTATYKFPVSISGGNGFSGAVDSYSWGPKQYAWSQSGNNGSASPDNGPAHTTISSAGKATSYTFLPFSITVLRGTVAGSIPGNDFSITASPTSASVVAGASTTATVATTTTSGSAQAVTLSTSGLPTGAAATFTPTSVTSGGSAAATITTAAATPAGTYPVTVTGTGTSGTHTAAFTLIVTGQGGGTGGSVVNGDFEAGDLSGWTRSGTTSVITGTVHSGGHAALVGSYKKETNGDSSIAQTFTAAPGTSTLSFWYRSDCQDGDVGYGWSTATLVDTTTGARTTVLPHTCPADTDWHQIASPITAGDAYTLALTSHDDGDSNSADPTSTTYDDVTVT; this is encoded by the coding sequence ATGCCACGATTCAGACGCAAGACCACGGTCACCTCCGGCCTCGTCGTCGGCGCACTCGTCGCGGCCGGAGCCGGCACACTGCACAGCGCTTCGGCCGCCGGTTCCGCCACGGCGATCACTGTCGCTGCGACCTCCTCCGCGAGCTTCAACCCGTTCCAGGGGCTCGGCACGACGATCGACTCCTTCGACGCCGTCCAAGGCATGACCCACAACCTGGCCAACGGCGACACCGACCCCTCGGGAGGTTCGCCCGGCACCCGTCCGAAGCCCGGCTTCGACGCCGACCTGTTCACCACCGCGCAGGCCATGAGCCCCGGCAATATGGCCCATCTCGCCACCAGCGGACTGCGCCCGTTGTCCTATCGGCTCGTCACCGAACTGCGCGAAGAAGCCTGGCACTGGGGCAACGGCGGAACATTCAGTGAGGGGACCAAGGGCTACTGGGACAGCAGCGGCACCGCGGCCTCCGCGCCCGTTACCGAGTCCTACGGCTATGACATCGCCCACGGTGGAACGTCGCTGCCCGGAGGGGAGAACGCTTACATCTCCCGACTGGACGACGGAAACGCGAGCTCGTTCTGGAAGAGCAACCCCTACCTCGACCAGAAGTACACCGGGCAGAGCAACGCCATGCACCCGACCTGGGCCGTCGTCGATCTCGGCAAGTCCACCACGATCAACACCGTGAAGATCGCGTGGGCTGATCCGTACGCGGTGTCGTACCAGGTCCAGACCTGGGTGCCGGACTCGGGTGCGACAAGCCCGTTCGACGACCCCGGCAAGGGCGTCTGGAAGACGGCCTCCGGCGGCTCGGTCACCCACGGGACCGGCGGCACGGCCACCCTGTCCATCGGCTCCACCAAGGCCGAGTTCGTACGAGTCCTGATGCAGGCCTCGTCCGGTACCTGCGCCAACGGCGACAGCAGCGACGCCCGCAACTGCCTGGGCTTCGCGATCAAGGAACTGTATGTCGGCGACACCAGCGGCGGTACCTTCACCGACGCGGTCAAGCACGGCGACGAGACGGTGCAGTCCGCGACCTACACCTCCTCCAACGACCCGGTCGAGGACGCCTCCTCGGTCCGCCAGTTCGACCAGCCCGGCATCGACACCGTCTTCGACAGCGGCGCAGCCCAGAACCTGCCGGTGATGGTCCCGGTCCCGGTGCTGTACAGCACGCCGGAGAACGCGGTCGACCTGATCAAGTACCTCGAAGCCAAGGGCCGCAGGATCGCCTCGGTCGAGATCGGCGAGGAAGCCGACGGGCAGTACACGACCCCTGAGGACTACGCCGCCCTGTGGTCCCAGTGGGCCACCGCGATCCACGCCTTCGACCCCGCGCTGGTCCTCGGCGGGCCCGCGTTGCAGGACTCCACGGCGGCCGCCTGGAACGACACGGACAAGACGGCCACGGACTGGGGTACACGCTTCATAGCCGCGCTGCGCGCCGACGGACACCTGGGTGACCTGAAGTTCTACTCCTTCGAGCAGTACCCGGTCTTCGACGTCAAGAACTCCACCGACGCCTACAACCTGCTGCTCAACGAACCCAGCCGCTCAGCCGGCGTGCTCGCGCAGCTCAAGGCGACGATCCCGGCGGACATCCCGCTGATGGTGACCGAGCAGTCGTCCTACGGCGACGACGTCCAAGACGGCCTGTGGCAGGCCGACTTCCTGGGGTCGATGTTCACCGGCGGCCTGGCCGCCGACTACAACTACCAGGCCCTGCCACAGCACCTGTACAGCGGGATGGCGTCCAACCTGTTCACCGCGGACTCGAACGGCCAGTGGACGGGCAACACCTCCACCTACTTCGCCAGTTCCATCCTGGGCAATACCTGGCTCCAGCCGGTCGACGCCGCCCAGCAGCTCTATCCGGTCACCGTGCCTTCGACTCAGGCCTCGACCGGACAGCAACTGCTGACCGCCTATGCCGTGCACCGCCCGGACGGCACCTGGGCCCTGATGGTCATCAACAAGAGCAAGACGGCAACCTATAAGTTCCCGGTGAGCATCAGCGGCGGCAACGGCTTCAGCGGCGCTGTCGACTCCTACTCCTGGGGCCCGAAGCAGTACGCCTGGAGCCAGAGCGGCAACAACGGCTCCGCGTCCCCGGACAACGGCCCCGCGCACACGACCATCTCCTCGGCCGGCAAAGCCACGTCTTATACGTTCCTGCCCTTCTCGATAACCGTCCTTCGGGGCACCGTGGCCGGAAGCATCCCCGGCAACGACTTCTCCATCACCGCGAGCCCGACTTCGGCCTCCGTCGTCGCCGGCGCATCGACGACCGCGACCGTCGCCACCACGACCACCTCGGGCTCGGCGCAGGCCGTCACGCTGAGCACTTCGGGCCTGCCCACGGGCGCCGCCGCGACTTTCACCCCGACCTCCGTCACGTCCGGCGGCTCCGCGGCAGCGACGATCACCACGGCTGCGGCCACCCCGGCCGGAACCTATCCGGTCACCGTCACAGGCACCGGGACTTCGGGCACCCACACCGCCGCCTTCACCCTGATCGTCACGGGCCAGGGCGGCGGAACGGGCGGCAGCGTGGTGAACGGAGACTTCGAGGCCGGCGACCTCAGCGGATGGACCCGCTCCGGCACGACCTCGGTCATCACCGGCACCGTGCACTCCGGCGGCCACGCGGCGCTGGTCGGGTCGTACAAGAAGGAGACCAACGGCGACTCCTCCATCGCACAGACCTTCACCGCCGCACCAGGCACCAGCACCTTGTCGTTCTGGTACCGCAGCGACTGCCAGGACGGCGACGTCGGCTACGGCTGGTCCACAGCGACCCTCGTCGACACGACCACCGGCGCCCGCACCACCGTCCTGCCGCACACCTGCCCGGCCGACACCGACTGGCACCAGATCGCCTCGCCGATCACCGCCGGCGACGCCTACACACTCGCCCTCACCAGCCACGACGACGGCGACTCGAACTCGGCCGACCCGACCAGCACGACTTACGACGACGTCACAGTGACCTGA
- a CDS encoding ROK family protein, which translates to MTSTNATLGTLRELNARSVLGALVDNGRLSRAEVARRLGMAKPTANRAIEALAAAGLVRESSPPDSGPHYGAIYYEPALEVGHVLGIDVGAQFVRGALGDLGGAILARYDHPRGGDDIPSLLTAVSAVRNRLLAPMDAGADGIVGTVVAMAGVIDPAAGRLRLSSEPSLEGHPVVEDLATVLPGPLEVDNDVNLAALGELARGAGQNEGDFAFLSIGTGVGSGLVLDGRLRRGARGAAGEVDYPGHRPFATHSPAADALQQLVEDRYGAAAKNRAGSRDEAVPESPTQLFEAARAGWPLAVRVVREEAQRIAGTIAMIALVVDVPLVVLGGGIGLNGGIMLDPIRDRLTELVPYPPRVEISRLGDAATLVGAITVAAREAWPRTITARLAATSPSSSNASAQGPA; encoded by the coding sequence ATGACCAGCACGAACGCCACCCTCGGCACGCTGCGTGAACTCAACGCCCGCAGTGTCCTCGGTGCGCTCGTGGACAACGGCCGGTTGTCACGGGCCGAGGTGGCCCGCCGGCTGGGAATGGCCAAACCCACTGCCAACCGCGCCATCGAGGCGCTGGCCGCCGCCGGACTCGTTCGCGAATCCTCGCCTCCCGACAGCGGCCCGCACTACGGCGCGATCTACTACGAACCAGCGCTCGAGGTCGGTCACGTCCTGGGCATCGACGTCGGAGCCCAATTCGTCCGCGGCGCGCTGGGCGACCTCGGCGGGGCCATCCTCGCCCGCTATGACCATCCGCGCGGCGGTGACGACATCCCGTCCCTGCTCACCGCGGTCAGCGCGGTCCGGAATCGCCTGCTCGCCCCCATGGATGCGGGCGCGGATGGAATCGTCGGAACCGTCGTCGCCATGGCGGGGGTCATCGACCCGGCAGCGGGCCGACTACGTCTGAGCAGCGAACCGAGCCTCGAAGGACACCCGGTCGTCGAAGATCTGGCGACCGTTCTGCCCGGACCGCTGGAGGTCGACAACGACGTCAACCTCGCGGCACTCGGCGAACTGGCCCGCGGCGCCGGGCAGAACGAGGGCGACTTCGCCTTCCTCTCGATCGGCACCGGCGTCGGCTCCGGGCTGGTCCTGGACGGCCGGCTGCGGCGCGGCGCGCGGGGGGCCGCCGGCGAGGTGGACTACCCGGGACACCGGCCGTTCGCGACCCACAGCCCCGCCGCCGACGCCCTGCAACAACTGGTCGAGGACCGATACGGCGCCGCCGCGAAGAACCGCGCGGGATCCCGGGATGAGGCAGTGCCCGAAAGCCCGACGCAACTCTTCGAAGCAGCCAGGGCCGGATGGCCGCTGGCTGTGCGGGTCGTCCGGGAGGAAGCGCAGCGGATCGCGGGCACGATCGCCATGATCGCGCTGGTCGTCGACGTGCCCCTGGTGGTGCTCGGCGGCGGCATCGGCCTCAACGGCGGCATCATGCTCGACCCGATCCGCGACCGGTTGACCGAGCTCGTCCCCTATCCGCCCCGCGTGGAGATCTCCAGGCTCGGCGACGCGGCCACGCTGGTCGGCGCCATCACCGTCGCGGCACGCGAGGCCTGGCCGCGGACCATCACGGCACGTTTGGCGGCCACGTCGCCCTCATCGTCGAACGCCTCCGCGCAGGGCCCGGCGTAG
- a CDS encoding pentapeptide repeat-containing protein, producing MAERRGGVPDPETTSRIAGDDWYGRRLSEETFERVAFLDVDFTEVVSEGATFTECVFRGCRFNASVHTGSAFVNCTFRRSSLFDAVFTRAKLVGTMFDNCTFGAFKVEGGDWSFTGLPGADLRGSVFQGVRMREADLTGAKCQQAQFRDTDLSGALVYGASFEDSDLRGSDLSAFDPTETAMRRALITVDQAVVLALGLGLDVRAE from the coding sequence ATGGCAGAACGCAGGGGCGGGGTTCCGGACCCGGAGACCACATCGAGGATCGCCGGCGACGACTGGTACGGCCGGCGGCTGTCCGAGGAGACCTTCGAGCGCGTCGCGTTCCTGGACGTCGACTTCACTGAAGTGGTGAGCGAGGGCGCCACGTTCACCGAATGCGTGTTCCGAGGATGCCGGTTCAACGCCTCGGTGCACACCGGATCGGCGTTCGTGAACTGCACCTTCCGCCGCTCTTCGTTGTTCGACGCCGTCTTCACGCGCGCCAAGCTGGTGGGGACGATGTTCGACAACTGCACGTTCGGCGCTTTCAAGGTGGAAGGCGGCGACTGGTCGTTCACCGGTCTGCCGGGCGCCGATCTGCGCGGCTCGGTGTTCCAGGGCGTGCGGATGCGCGAAGCCGACCTGACGGGCGCCAAGTGCCAGCAGGCACAGTTCCGTGACACGGACCTGTCGGGTGCGTTGGTGTACGGCGCTTCGTTCGAGGACAGCGACTTGCGCGGCAGCGACCTGTCCGCGTTCGACCCGACCGAGACGGCGATGCGCCGTGCGCTCATCACCGTCGACCAAGCGGTCGTGCTGGCGTTGGGCCTGGGACTGGACGTGCGGGCTGAGTAG
- a CDS encoding FAD-dependent monooxygenase, which translates to MADVDVLVVGAGPVGLTAAIELARRGVRCRIIDKLAEPMMYAKAVGIQPRTLEVWDAMGVVREALDAAEPMLGQQVYVNGREVSTMTLTLPPDVPYGFAALPQYEVERILTERLAGLGVRVERDARLVSFEQDAERVEAVVARGTGEADEQIRARYLIGCDGAHSVVRKTLGLTFEGDAFPDSYMIGDVELDWSLPRGYVIRSMHQTGGKTDELLVCVPLPGHKRYRISMLAPTNPDDTGTSTSTDAHAHADADTAAGNGSADGVRHGMQQGRAPELADLQDVLDRLSPEPVTADHLRWSSVFRISHRLVDHYGRGRVFIAGDAAHIHPPTGGQGMNTGIQDAYNLAWKLALAVEGHAAEGLLDSYEAERLPVAEEVVGRTVRHARSGIESDPDDPATVIKREAQLLVGYPDSPIVGPSTTRPSDAGALSAQPGGRAPDCQKLHSAIATYPFRLFDLLRGTGHTLLLYADGAATSAGSIFPQIAALAKERADGQLETYAVVPDGAGPTADGAMPPVVRDSAGQFRAAYGATGMEAILLRPDGYVGTRVALTEDGALLDHLNRIFASAQ; encoded by the coding sequence ATGGCGGACGTCGATGTGCTGGTGGTCGGGGCGGGCCCGGTCGGCCTTACCGCGGCGATAGAACTCGCGCGGCGCGGTGTGCGCTGCCGCATCATCGACAAGCTGGCCGAACCGATGATGTATGCCAAGGCCGTCGGTATCCAGCCCCGGACGCTCGAGGTCTGGGATGCGATGGGCGTCGTGCGCGAGGCCCTGGACGCGGCCGAGCCGATGCTCGGGCAGCAGGTGTACGTGAACGGGCGCGAGGTATCGACGATGACGCTCACCCTGCCGCCCGACGTGCCCTACGGGTTCGCGGCGCTGCCGCAGTACGAGGTCGAGCGGATCCTGACCGAACGACTGGCCGGGCTGGGCGTCCGTGTCGAGCGGGACGCGCGGCTCGTGTCGTTCGAGCAGGACGCCGAGCGCGTCGAGGCGGTTGTCGCACGCGGGACCGGGGAAGCCGACGAGCAGATCAGGGCCCGGTATCTGATCGGCTGCGACGGAGCGCACAGCGTGGTGCGCAAGACGCTCGGCCTGACTTTCGAAGGCGACGCATTCCCTGATTCGTACATGATCGGGGATGTGGAGCTCGATTGGTCGCTGCCCCGAGGGTATGTGATCCGGTCGATGCACCAGACCGGAGGGAAGACGGACGAACTGCTGGTCTGTGTTCCGCTGCCAGGGCACAAACGGTATCGGATCTCGATGCTGGCACCCACGAACCCTGATGACACCGGCACCAGCACCAGCACCGACGCCCACGCCCACGCTGACGCTGACACCGCGGCCGGGAACGGGTCCGCGGACGGCGTCCGGCACGGCATGCAGCAGGGCCGGGCCCCGGAGCTGGCCGACTTGCAGGACGTGCTCGACCGGCTTTCGCCGGAGCCGGTCACAGCGGATCACCTGCGGTGGTCGTCGGTGTTCCGGATCAGCCACCGACTGGTCGACCACTATGGCCGGGGCCGAGTGTTCATCGCCGGCGACGCGGCGCACATCCATCCGCCCACCGGCGGTCAGGGGATGAACACCGGCATCCAGGACGCGTACAACCTGGCGTGGAAGCTGGCGCTGGCGGTCGAGGGCCATGCCGCCGAGGGCCTGCTCGACAGCTACGAGGCCGAGCGGCTGCCGGTGGCCGAGGAGGTCGTCGGGCGAACGGTGCGGCATGCGCGGTCGGGGATCGAATCCGACCCGGACGACCCGGCGACGGTCATCAAGCGGGAGGCCCAGCTCTTGGTGGGGTACCCGGACAGCCCGATCGTCGGGCCTTCGACCACTCGGCCATCCGACGCCGGCGCGCTATCAGCTCAGCCGGGTGGCCGGGCTCCGGACTGTCAGAAGTTGCACAGCGCGATCGCGACTTACCCATTCCGGCTGTTCGATCTGCTGCGGGGCACCGGACACACGCTGCTGCTGTACGCGGATGGCGCCGCGACGTCGGCGGGGAGCATCTTCCCGCAGATCGCCGCCCTCGCGAAGGAGCGGGCGGACGGGCAGTTGGAGACGTACGCCGTCGTTCCCGACGGGGCCGGACCGACCGCTGACGGGGCGATGCCTCCCGTTGTGCGGGACAGCGCCGGGCAGTTCCGGGCTGCGTACGGGGCGACGGGAATGGAGGCCATTCTCCTTCGGCCCGATGGGTATGTCGGGACGCGGGTCGCGCTGACTGAGGACGGTGCGCTGCTCGATCACCTGAATCGGATCTTCGCCTCCGCGCAATGA
- a CDS encoding MMPL family transporter, translated as MARKRSVAAALGGWSARHRKTAVFGWLLFVVVATVVGGAVGQKSLTDAQNGVGSSAQALQILQDAGLSDPASEMVLVHSASESADAASFRGAVDAVVSGVRGTGQTAPIQSPYTAGLISKDRHSALVVFDIVGDPDKAADHAQPILDAVAKVRAQHPDVKLDEFGDASGQKWLNESLGKDFKRAEWTAVPLAFGILLAAFGALIAAALPVLLAVTAFVAALGLLDLVSHSMPVASTSTSVMLLMGLAVGVDYCLFYLRRERQEREAGRSPREALSVAAATSGHSVLVSGITVMVAMAGMFLTGMHIFDGFALASILVVAIAMLGSVTVLPALLSMLGDRIDWGRRKSRRHRQARQARLAAANGGRLWNATMAKVLNHPKPFAALAAGALVILAIPALGMKTQSLNVNQLLPASSPLVQTYNEISADFPASPAPGMIVVKTPDVGSPAVAEAVNAFKTQAAAAGALGDGPVQVTPYPAQHVLKILFPVAGRDHDTTAVDAITKIGDTIVPHTFGALPHTTAATGGSLALSTDFNRQLDHSLLPVFVFVVSVTFLLMLVAFRSWVIAATAIVLNLLSTAAAYGVMVAVFQYGWGAGLVGTTAVGAIEAWIPLFVFVVLFGLSMDYHVFVVSRIREARELGLSTKEAVAHGLRVTAGAITSAAAIMVAVFAVFGTLDMQDFKQLGVGLAIAILLDATVIRVMLLPTVMILLGERNWRGRGTAAPGPVPPPAAGGPVPIEAGRRQ; from the coding sequence ATGGCTCGCAAACGGAGCGTCGCGGCCGCGCTGGGCGGTTGGAGCGCGCGGCATCGGAAGACGGCCGTGTTCGGGTGGTTGTTGTTCGTGGTCGTGGCGACGGTGGTCGGCGGGGCGGTCGGCCAGAAGAGTCTGACCGACGCGCAGAACGGGGTTGGTTCCTCGGCTCAGGCGCTGCAGATCTTGCAGGACGCGGGCCTGTCCGACCCGGCTTCGGAGATGGTGCTGGTGCACAGCGCCTCCGAGAGCGCCGATGCCGCTTCGTTCCGGGGGGCCGTGGACGCGGTCGTCTCCGGGGTGCGGGGCACCGGCCAGACGGCGCCGATACAGAGCCCTTACACCGCGGGCCTGATCTCCAAGGACCGGCACTCCGCACTGGTCGTCTTCGACATCGTCGGGGATCCCGACAAGGCGGCCGACCATGCGCAGCCCATCCTTGACGCGGTCGCGAAGGTCAGGGCTCAGCACCCTGACGTCAAGCTCGACGAGTTCGGTGACGCCTCGGGCCAGAAGTGGCTGAACGAATCGCTGGGCAAGGACTTCAAGCGCGCCGAGTGGACCGCGGTCCCGCTGGCCTTCGGCATCCTGCTCGCCGCGTTCGGCGCGCTGATCGCCGCCGCGCTGCCGGTGCTGCTGGCGGTGACCGCGTTCGTCGCCGCGCTGGGGCTGCTCGACCTCGTCTCGCACTCGATGCCGGTGGCCTCCACGTCGACCTCGGTGATGCTGTTGATGGGACTGGCGGTCGGCGTCGACTACTGCCTGTTCTACCTGCGCCGGGAGCGTCAGGAGCGCGAGGCCGGCCGCAGCCCGCGGGAGGCGCTGAGCGTCGCCGCGGCCACGTCCGGGCACTCGGTGCTGGTCTCCGGCATCACCGTGATGGTCGCCATGGCCGGGATGTTCCTGACCGGCATGCACATCTTCGACGGTTTCGCGCTCGCCTCCATCCTGGTGGTGGCCATCGCGATGCTCGGATCGGTCACCGTGCTCCCGGCGCTGCTGTCCATGCTCGGCGACCGCATCGACTGGGGGCGGCGCAAGAGCCGGCGGCACCGCCAGGCCCGCCAGGCCCGTCTCGCTGCCGCGAACGGCGGCCGGCTGTGGAACGCCACCATGGCCAAGGTGCTCAACCACCCCAAGCCGTTCGCCGCCCTGGCCGCCGGGGCCCTGGTCATCCTCGCCATCCCCGCCCTGGGCATGAAGACCCAGTCCCTGAACGTCAACCAGCTGCTGCCGGCCAGCAGCCCGCTGGTGCAGACCTACAACGAGATCAGTGCCGACTTCCCGGCCAGCCCGGCACCCGGCATGATCGTCGTGAAGACCCCCGACGTGGGCTCCCCCGCCGTCGCCGAAGCCGTGAACGCCTTCAAGACCCAGGCTGCCGCAGCCGGTGCCCTCGGCGACGGCCCGGTCCAGGTGACGCCCTACCCCGCGCAGCACGTCCTCAAGATCCTGTTCCCGGTCGCCGGACGCGACCACGACACCACGGCCGTCGACGCGATCACGAAGATCGGCGACACGATCGTGCCGCACACCTTCGGCGCACTGCCGCACACCACGGCGGCCACCGGCGGCTCCCTGGCCCTGAGCACCGACTTCAACCGCCAACTCGACCACAGCCTGCTGCCGGTGTTCGTGTTCGTGGTCTCCGTCACCTTCCTGCTGATGCTCGTCGCCTTCCGCAGCTGGGTGATCGCGGCCACCGCGATCGTGCTCAACCTGCTGTCCACCGCGGCGGCCTACGGAGTGATGGTCGCCGTCTTCCAATACGGCTGGGGCGCGGGGCTGGTCGGCACCACAGCCGTCGGCGCGATCGAGGCGTGGATCCCGCTGTTCGTGTTCGTGGTCCTGTTCGGCCTGAGCATGGACTACCACGTGTTCGTGGTCTCCAGGATCCGTGAAGCGCGCGAACTCGGGCTGAGCACCAAGGAGGCGGTCGCCCACGGGCTGCGCGTCACCGCCGGCGCCATCACCAGCGCCGCAGCGATCATGGTCGCGGTGTTCGCGGTGTTCGGTACGCTCGACATGCAGGACTTCAAGCAGCTCGGAGTGGGACTGGCCATAGCGATCCTGCTGGACGCCACGGTGATCCGCGTGATGCTGCTGCCGACGGTGATGATCCTCCTCGGCGAACGCAACTGGCGCGGTCGAGGGACTGCGGCGCCGGGTCCGGTGCCGCCGCCTGCGGCCGGCGGTCCGGTCCCGATCGAAGCCGGCCGCCGGCAGTAG